A single genomic interval of Alteromonas sp. CI.11.F.A3 harbors:
- the flhB gene encoding flagellar biosynthesis protein FlhB, protein MADSDSSEKTEDPTGKKLEDTRKKGQIARSRELSTTLVLVVSAFMFLFVGGWIAESVFKLTQRMFVLSRDETYDTTHMFGAWGEAISTVSVPVLLYMTVAMLAGIYGSIALGGYNFTWEGAKFKGSKMSPLSGFKRMFGMNGLVELIKSIAKVVVIVGMALGALLFFEDEALHLDLELYPGNIFHALDMLKWAFIMLVCGMIPIALIDVPYQMYKHNKEIKMTKQEVKDERKNSEGDPLVKGRIRRLQYQAATKRMMQEVPQADVVVTNPTHYSVAIKYDDSGNRAPVVVAKGTDELAMHIRKIATANDVPLIPSPMLARAVYYSTEIDGEVPNALFMAVAQVLAHVYQLKAHRAGKGKRPKPLKRDLPIPPELRR, encoded by the coding sequence ATGGCTGATTCAGATTCTAGCGAAAAAACAGAAGACCCCACGGGGAAAAAACTCGAAGACACCCGAAAAAAAGGGCAGATAGCCCGATCTCGCGAATTATCGACAACCTTAGTGTTGGTGGTCAGCGCTTTTATGTTTTTGTTCGTTGGGGGCTGGATTGCCGAATCGGTATTTAAGCTTACTCAGCGCATGTTCGTTTTATCACGAGATGAAACTTACGATACCACGCATATGTTTGGTGCATGGGGCGAAGCCATTTCTACGGTAAGTGTACCGGTTCTACTGTATATGACGGTGGCCATGCTAGCCGGAATATACGGCTCTATTGCGTTAGGCGGCTACAACTTCACTTGGGAAGGTGCCAAATTTAAAGGCTCTAAAATGAGCCCGCTTAGTGGGTTTAAGCGCATGTTTGGTATGAATGGCTTGGTTGAGTTAATCAAATCTATCGCCAAAGTGGTTGTCATCGTTGGGATGGCGTTAGGTGCATTGCTGTTTTTTGAAGACGAAGCACTGCATCTGGATTTAGAGCTTTACCCGGGCAATATTTTTCACGCGTTAGATATGCTGAAATGGGCTTTTATCATGTTGGTTTGCGGCATGATACCTATTGCGCTTATTGATGTGCCTTATCAAATGTATAAGCACAACAAAGAAATAAAGATGACTAAACAAGAGGTGAAAGACGAGCGTAAAAACTCTGAAGGTGATCCTTTAGTAAAAGGGCGCATTCGTCGCTTGCAGTATCAAGCTGCCACAAAGCGGATGATGCAAGAAGTCCCTCAGGCTGATGTGGTGGTGACCAACCCAACCCATTATTCTGTCGCTATAAAGTATGATGACAGTGGTAACCGCGCCCCTGTAGTTGTGGCAAAAGGCACCGATGAATTAGCCATGCATATTCGTAAAATAGCCACCGCCAACGATGTGCCGCTTATTCCATCACCCATGCTAGCCCGCGCCGTTTACTACTCGACTGAAATTGACGGTGAAGTCCCTAACGCCTTGTTTATGGCAGTAGCACAAGTATTAGCTCACGTTTATCAATTGAAAGCACACAGGGCAGGCAAAGGAAAACGTCCCAAGCCGCTTAAACGTGACTTACCCATACCACCAGAGCTGCGCCGCTAG
- the fliR gene encoding flagellar biosynthetic protein FliR, whose translation MVVELATINQFLADLMLPFMRISGLFVAMIGLSAQSIPPQVRALLGIMLTLIIMPVVPPAPVDDLVNLGTFILGIQQLLIGVAIGFISMMVLNTFVLAGQIIAMQTGLGFASIVDPVNGINVPAVGQFYLILATLLFWTLDGHLAMIHMIVLSFHAFPIGEAWWTGEQFREIAHWGGWMFISAITLSLAPIVSLLIVNLAFGVMTKAAPQLNIFSIGFSIAQVMGLLIIWITLDNFTAHFETQWLRAEQFMCQLLRICP comes from the coding sequence ATGGTTGTCGAATTGGCTACCATCAATCAGTTTCTTGCTGATTTAATGCTGCCTTTTATGCGTATCAGTGGCCTGTTTGTGGCAATGATTGGCTTAAGTGCACAATCTATACCCCCGCAAGTTCGTGCTCTGCTAGGCATTATGCTGACCCTTATTATTATGCCAGTAGTGCCGCCTGCTCCTGTTGATGATTTAGTGAATCTAGGCACCTTTATTCTTGGTATTCAGCAGCTGTTAATAGGCGTAGCTATCGGGTTTATTTCCATGATGGTGCTAAATACTTTTGTGCTGGCAGGGCAAATTATTGCTATGCAAACGGGTTTAGGGTTCGCTTCAATTGTAGACCCCGTCAATGGTATTAATGTTCCGGCCGTAGGTCAGTTTTACTTAATTCTGGCTACCTTGCTGTTTTGGACGTTAGACGGGCATCTAGCTATGATCCACATGATTGTATTAAGCTTTCATGCGTTCCCAATCGGGGAGGCATGGTGGACAGGGGAGCAGTTTAGGGAAATCGCTCATTGGGGCGGTTGGATGTTTATCTCTGCTATTACGCTATCGTTGGCGCCCATTGTTTCTCTGCTTATTGTAAATTTAGCGTTTGGCGTTATGACCAAAGCGGCGCCTCAGCTTAATATTTTCAGTATTGGCTTTTCTATTGCACAGGTGATGGGCTTGCTCATCATCTGGATAACCCTAGATAACTTTACCGCGCATTTTGAAACCCAGTGGCTGCGAGCAGAGCAGTTTATGTGTCAACTTCTTAGGATTTGCCCATGA
- the fliQ gene encoding flagellar biosynthesis protein FliQ gives MSPEVFVEILREAMFMVIVLVSAVIVPSLIVGLVVAVFQAATSINEQTMSFLPRLLVTLLALSWGGNWLVQKLMDFTFHMVEMIPQVVG, from the coding sequence ATGTCACCAGAAGTCTTTGTTGAAATACTCCGCGAAGCCATGTTTATGGTTATCGTTCTGGTGTCTGCGGTTATTGTTCCAAGCCTTATAGTCGGGCTGGTGGTTGCTGTGTTTCAGGCTGCAACCTCAATTAATGAACAGACCATGAGTTTCTTGCCGCGATTACTTGTTACCTTGTTAGCCCTTAGTTGGGGAGGCAACTGGTTGGTGCAAAAGTTAATGGATTTCACTTTCCACATGGTAGAAATGATTCCTCAGGTTGTCGGTTAA
- the fliP gene encoding flagellar type III secretion system pore protein FliP (The bacterial flagellar biogenesis protein FliP forms a type III secretion system (T3SS)-type pore required for flagellar assembly.) — protein MRKFWTAFFVVLASWVIAEPALAQQGISAVTVVTNDDGSQDYTMTLQALFIMTALSLIPAFIMMMTSFTRIIVVLSILRQAIGLQQSPSNQILVGVSLFLSMFIMAPVFEEINERALQPYLSEQMTSLDAIEQAKGPMRAFMLSQTRVKDLETFVRIAGDEGKYADTEEVPMTILIPAFVTSELKTAFQIGFMLFIPFLIIDLVVASILMAMGMMMLSPMIVSLPFKLMLFVLVDGWNLIFGTLATSFGMGV, from the coding sequence ATGCGTAAGTTTTGGACCGCATTTTTTGTAGTGTTAGCTTCTTGGGTGATTGCTGAGCCTGCATTGGCCCAACAAGGTATTTCAGCAGTAACTGTGGTGACTAACGACGACGGCTCGCAAGATTACACCATGACGTTACAAGCGCTGTTTATTATGACAGCGCTCAGTCTTATTCCTGCATTCATCATGATGATGACTTCGTTCACCCGTATCATCGTGGTGTTATCGATTTTGCGCCAAGCGATTGGTTTGCAGCAATCTCCTTCTAACCAAATTTTGGTTGGGGTAAGTTTGTTTCTCTCTATGTTTATTATGGCGCCGGTGTTTGAAGAAATTAACGAGCGCGCCTTGCAGCCGTATTTGTCAGAGCAAATGACAAGTTTGGATGCCATCGAGCAAGCTAAAGGCCCAATGCGTGCCTTTATGCTGTCGCAAACTCGGGTGAAAGACTTAGAAACCTTTGTGCGGATTGCTGGCGATGAAGGAAAGTATGCTGACACGGAAGAAGTGCCAATGACGATTCTCATTCCTGCCTTTGTCACCAGCGAGCTTAAAACTGCATTTCAAATTGGGTTTATGCTGTTTATTCCCTTTCTTATTATCGACCTTGTTGTGGCGTCAATATTGATGGCTATGGGTATGATGATGCTGTCACCCATGATTGTTTCTTTGCCATTTAAGCTCATGTTATTTGTGTTAGTTGATGGTTGGAATCTCATATTTGGCACACTGGCTACCAGTTTCGGTATGGGTGTGTAG
- the fliO gene encoding flagellar biosynthetic protein FliO, translating into MLPLIFSQVVNAQSTQSITNPTSVVSIFLSLLLVVGIIFALAYLMRRFNVGTMGGGQMKVVASMVAGTKEKIMVIQVGDEQHLVGVTSHNISHLSKLEKHLETPVANGQQGSGDAFKQKLVAAMAGKLNPSIKEDKNDA; encoded by the coding sequence ATGCTGCCCCTTATATTTTCGCAAGTAGTGAATGCGCAATCTACCCAATCAATCACTAACCCCACCTCTGTAGTGTCAATTTTTCTATCACTTCTTTTAGTGGTTGGAATTATTTTTGCGCTTGCTTACCTTATGCGTCGATTTAATGTCGGTACCATGGGTGGTGGCCAAATGAAGGTAGTCGCCAGTATGGTGGCAGGCACTAAAGAAAAAATTATGGTTATTCAGGTGGGCGACGAACAGCACCTTGTGGGCGTGACCAGCCATAATATTTCCCATTTAAGTAAACTTGAGAAGCACTTAGAAACGCCAGTAGCAAATGGGCAGCAAGGTAGCGGTGACGCATTTAAACAAAAGCTGGTTGCCGCCATGGCAGGAAAGCTGAACCCCTCAATAAAGGAAGATAAAAACGATGCGTAA
- the fliN gene encoding flagellar motor switch protein FliN, which yields MSEDGMDDWAAAMAEQADSEADDQENDDVQVAELDELTDDTPITQEEKKKLDTILDIPVTISMEVGRSQISIRNLLQLNQGSVVELDRVAGEPLDVLVNGTLIAHGEVVVVNDKFGIRLTDVISQIERIKKLR from the coding sequence ATGAGTGAAGACGGTATGGACGATTGGGCTGCCGCCATGGCGGAGCAAGCCGATTCTGAAGCTGACGATCAGGAAAACGATGATGTTCAGGTTGCAGAACTCGACGAATTAACCGACGACACACCCATAACCCAAGAAGAGAAAAAGAAGCTGGATACCATTTTGGATATTCCAGTTACTATCTCGATGGAAGTAGGGCGTAGTCAAATAAGTATCCGAAATCTGCTACAGTTGAATCAGGGATCTGTGGTGGAGCTGGACCGAGTTGCTGGTGAACCATTAGATGTATTGGTAAATGGCACGTTGATTGCTCATGGTGAAGTAGTAGTGGTCAACGATAAATTCGGTATTCGGTTAACGGATGTTATTAGTCAAATCGAGAGAATCAAGAAGCTTCGATAA
- the fliM gene encoding flagellar motor switch protein FliM, with product MSDLLSQDEIDALLHGVDDVEEDEVSDADSDASTLEYDFSSQDRIVRGRMPTLEIVNERFARHMRVSLFNMMRRSAEVSINGIQMIKFGEYIHTLFVPTSLNMVRFRPLKGTGLITMEARLVFILVDNFFGGDGRYHAKIEGREFTPTERRIIQMLLKIIFEDYKEAWAPVMDVSFEYLDSEVNPAMANIVSPTEVVVISSFHIELDGGGGDFHVSLPYSMLEPIRELLDAGVQSDKEDTDLRWSKALRDEIMDVKVALTTHMLDVDVSLRQVMEFKPGEIIPVEMPETITVLIEDLPTFRAKLGRSRDNLALKIVEKIARPTSVKSELQLLTRGGRIIDNDAELQVLEEDL from the coding sequence GTGAGTGATTTATTATCTCAAGATGAAATCGATGCCCTCCTACACGGGGTAGACGATGTAGAAGAAGACGAGGTTAGCGATGCTGATTCCGATGCTTCTACGCTAGAGTACGACTTCTCCTCACAGGATAGGATTGTTCGTGGGCGTATGCCTACACTTGAAATCGTTAATGAACGCTTTGCCCGTCATATGCGGGTGAGTTTGTTCAATATGATGCGCCGCTCTGCGGAAGTGTCAATTAACGGTATTCAAATGATTAAGTTTGGTGAATACATTCATACCTTGTTTGTACCCACTAGCTTGAACATGGTGCGGTTTCGCCCACTTAAAGGTACTGGCCTTATCACCATGGAAGCCCGTTTGGTTTTCATTCTGGTAGATAACTTCTTTGGGGGTGATGGCCGCTACCATGCAAAAATTGAAGGGCGCGAATTTACGCCAACAGAGCGGCGTATTATTCAAATGCTGCTCAAGATTATTTTTGAAGATTACAAGGAAGCGTGGGCGCCAGTCATGGACGTGTCTTTTGAGTATTTAGACTCAGAAGTAAACCCTGCGATGGCGAACATTGTGAGCCCCACTGAAGTAGTGGTGATAAGCTCGTTTCATATAGAGCTTGATGGTGGTGGTGGCGATTTCCACGTGTCACTTCCATACTCAATGCTTGAGCCTATCCGCGAATTGCTAGATGCGGGTGTGCAAAGCGATAAAGAAGACACTGATTTACGTTGGAGTAAAGCACTTCGCGATGAAATCATGGACGTAAAAGTGGCACTAACTACTCACATGCTCGATGTAGATGTGTCGTTACGCCAAGTCATGGAATTTAAACCAGGTGAAATTATTCCTGTGGAAATGCCAGAAACCATTACGGTGCTAATTGAAGATTTACCGACGTTCAGAGCTAAACTAGGTCGTTCGCGCGATAACTTAGCTCTGAAGATAGTAGAAAAGATTGCAAGACCGACTTCTGTGAAGTCTGAGCTACAATTATTAACCCGCGGCGGGCGCATTATAGATAATGATGCCGAGCTGCAAGTACTCGAAGAAGACCTGTAA
- the fliL gene encoding flagellar basal body-associated protein FliL, which yields MAEEELQIEEGGKKKGKMMLIIIIAVVLVGGGAAAYFLLFAGGDEPVAAEQLAETDEQAATEAAAPGGSAEVGTALYVAMPRPFVFNVPGTGRDRLVQIKVQLLVRGSDNEELAKTHIPLIEGTLLQVFSTSNADDLVTEAGKIELREQAVTEVQKVLKDIAGSDVVERVLFTGFVMQ from the coding sequence ATGGCTGAAGAAGAGTTACAGATTGAAGAAGGTGGTAAAAAGAAAGGCAAAATGATGCTGATTATTATTATCGCCGTGGTGTTAGTTGGCGGTGGTGCAGCAGCCTATTTTCTTTTATTCGCTGGTGGTGATGAGCCTGTTGCTGCAGAGCAACTTGCCGAAACCGACGAGCAAGCAGCCACTGAAGCAGCGGCTCCAGGTGGAAGCGCTGAAGTAGGTACCGCCTTGTACGTTGCTATGCCACGCCCTTTCGTTTTTAACGTTCCGGGCACAGGTCGAGACCGATTAGTACAAATTAAAGTGCAGCTTCTAGTGCGGGGCTCAGACAACGAAGAGTTGGCTAAAACCCACATACCGCTTATTGAAGGCACTTTACTGCAAGTCTTTAGTACATCAAATGCCGATGATTTGGTGACTGAAGCAGGAAAAATTGAACTGCGTGAACAAGCGGTGACTGAAGTACAAAAAGTGCTTAAAGACATCGCGGGAAGTGATGTGGTTGAGCGTGTGCTCTTCACTGGTTTTGTGATGCAATAA
- a CDS encoding flagellar hook-length control protein FliK codes for MMQQVAAQKTDIAALPFSASSTAKAVEAGMGTEDSSQNNKAFEAAYIQAKEASAKSLDAQNRTHSSRHASASVNDSANPAIEKKSANNRSVDPEAGNVDLPPVKDDEAQAQNGDQAEQTGSKGEVGDVTSPDEGTDESAMTDIADAQARRIDADAKKDGKDDGLNNGETKKDFFGGHIDLPPEELSSIGNGDSEVSTDWVEYVTSMMGASSDAEVSSDAEATADTSIDDLSDAGEIEDAELAAKQLAQALLAGDELVSDDVLSALASNNGSNESDAETNGALSATSLPDDVDASSATEVTAYLMSLLEGQTGDELGQGAGEGLSNETLEAVKALTAALLAKANDNAATSDVDAGQSENADPLANLLAQFLGNASENGEESSDALAQNAEQAFLAEQEAVDKQALSADEALVLSLLQEQMQIAGQTDTKEALNAALANGVSSQSSASTQTNNKAIDTVSTEASDILTDSQGESLLQSLAMMSPESAQKATEAFAERVAASLPTATTAAQQQAVKSNLIAGINEFQQQVAQGREPGIDLSALVADAASEAGLTQTQMQNVAGQTDVLAGQFMQLVNGTQQSAHQVLQSELVSIDSHMNENNQVRAESTKTQLQFDGADKPVNILKPEGQQQLHEKIRWMVNARNSMAEIRLDPPELGSMQVRVNVSGDAASVSFIVQSQYAKDALADAMPRLKDMLAEQGINLGESEVRKDNSSQNGDGSGQQLAGNGVASQDTDGEFDEGSTVIEQSVTREAKGGIDYYA; via the coding sequence ATGATGCAACAAGTTGCCGCACAAAAAACAGACATTGCCGCATTGCCTTTCTCGGCCTCATCAACGGCAAAAGCCGTAGAAGCTGGCATGGGTACAGAAGATTCATCGCAGAATAACAAAGCGTTTGAAGCTGCTTATATTCAGGCAAAAGAAGCGAGTGCAAAGTCACTCGACGCCCAAAATAGAACTCATTCATCGCGACACGCAAGTGCCTCGGTAAACGACAGTGCGAACCCTGCAATCGAAAAGAAGTCAGCTAATAACCGCTCGGTTGACCCAGAGGCCGGAAATGTTGATTTACCGCCGGTGAAAGATGATGAAGCGCAAGCGCAAAATGGCGATCAAGCAGAGCAAACAGGCAGTAAAGGCGAAGTGGGGGATGTAACCTCACCTGACGAAGGCACTGATGAATCGGCAATGACAGACATTGCTGATGCGCAGGCACGACGAATCGACGCTGATGCGAAGAAAGACGGCAAAGACGATGGCCTAAATAACGGTGAAACTAAAAAGGACTTCTTTGGCGGCCATATCGACTTACCACCCGAAGAGTTATCGAGTATTGGAAACGGGGATAGCGAAGTCTCCACAGACTGGGTTGAGTATGTCACCTCTATGATGGGCGCTTCTAGTGATGCTGAGGTTTCTTCAGATGCCGAGGCTACGGCCGATACCAGTATTGATGATTTATCAGACGCTGGCGAGATAGAAGATGCCGAATTAGCCGCGAAGCAATTAGCACAAGCTTTGCTAGCGGGTGATGAGTTAGTGAGCGATGACGTACTAAGTGCACTGGCATCAAATAACGGTAGCAACGAAAGCGATGCAGAGACAAACGGTGCTTTAAGCGCAACGAGTCTTCCGGACGATGTTGATGCTAGTTCAGCAACGGAAGTAACGGCCTATCTAATGAGCTTGCTTGAGGGACAAACCGGTGACGAACTTGGTCAAGGTGCGGGCGAAGGGCTTAGTAATGAAACCTTAGAAGCAGTAAAAGCACTCACCGCTGCGCTATTGGCTAAAGCAAATGACAACGCTGCAACAAGCGACGTCGATGCAGGGCAGTCGGAAAATGCTGATCCCTTAGCTAACCTGCTTGCGCAGTTTTTAGGTAATGCTAGCGAGAATGGTGAAGAAAGCTCTGATGCTCTGGCGCAAAATGCAGAGCAAGCATTCTTAGCTGAACAAGAAGCAGTAGATAAACAAGCTTTAAGTGCCGATGAAGCGTTAGTGTTAAGTCTTCTTCAAGAGCAAATGCAAATAGCTGGGCAAACTGACACGAAAGAGGCGCTAAATGCAGCGCTAGCCAATGGTGTTTCAAGCCAATCTTCTGCATCAACGCAAACGAATAATAAAGCTATCGATACAGTCTCTACCGAAGCTAGCGATATACTTACCGATAGTCAGGGTGAATCTTTGCTGCAGTCACTCGCGATGATGTCACCAGAAAGTGCACAAAAGGCGACGGAAGCATTTGCCGAGCGGGTAGCAGCATCTTTGCCTACCGCGACCACCGCAGCCCAGCAACAAGCGGTTAAATCGAATCTAATTGCTGGCATTAACGAGTTTCAGCAACAAGTCGCTCAAGGGCGTGAGCCAGGAATAGATCTTTCGGCACTTGTAGCCGATGCAGCCTCTGAAGCAGGGTTAACACAAACTCAAATGCAGAATGTTGCGGGGCAAACTGATGTGCTAGCTGGGCAGTTTATGCAATTGGTAAACGGTACCCAACAAAGCGCGCATCAAGTATTGCAAAGTGAGCTAGTCAGTATCGATTCTCACATGAATGAAAATAACCAAGTTCGAGCAGAGTCAACCAAAACTCAGCTTCAATTTGATGGTGCTGACAAACCGGTTAATATTTTGAAGCCCGAAGGCCAGCAGCAGCTGCATGAGAAAATTCGCTGGATGGTGAATGCGCGAAACAGTATGGCAGAAATTAGGCTCGACCCGCCTGAACTAGGCAGCATGCAGGTGCGTGTGAATGTATCTGGCGATGCAGCCAGTGTAAGTTTCATTGTGCAGTCGCAATATGCTAAAGATGCACTAGCCGATGCCATGCCAAGGCTAAAAGATATGCTAGCAGAGCAAGGCATTAATTTAGGCGAATCAGAAGTTCGTAAAGATAATTCGTCACAAAATGGTGATGGAAGTGGCCAGCAACTTGCAGGTAACGGTGTAGCTAGCCAAGATACCGACGGTGAGTTCGACGAGGGCTCCACGGTGATAGAGCAATCTGTCACGAGGGAAGCGAAAGGCGGTATAGACTATTACGCTTAG